Genomic DNA from Planktomarina temperata RCA23:
TAGTGAAAACCATCGAAGAACATGGAGGCACCTTTGCACTGACGGATGCGGAAGCCTTCCAAGAAGGCGACAGGCCAGGGGCAAAGGCAGTCATTTGGCTGCCACGTCTGGCCGATAGCATCGCACAGAAAATTGATCTAGGAATACCAGCATGACAGATATTTTGATTATTGATGACGAGCGCGATATCCGTGAATTGATCTCTGAAATATTGATCGATGAAGGCTACAAAACACGGCTCGCGGGCACGTCTGATGCAGCCATGCGCCAGATTGCCGATGAGCGCCCGGCTATGCTGATCCTAGACATCTGGCTCAAAGACAGTGCGATGGATGGCATTGATATTTTGAAGTCCGTGAAATCCAATTACCCGGATGTGCCGGTGGTGATTATTTCCGGTCATGGTAACATCGAGATTGCTGTTGCGGCGATCAAGCAAGGCGCGTTCGATTTCATCGAGAAACCTTTCAATATAGATCAATTGCTGGTGGTTATTCGCCGGGCTATGGAAGTGGCCAACCTGCGCAGTGAGAACATCGCTCTGCGCAGCCAGTACCAACAACCCTTGGAACTCATTGGACAAAGTGCTGTTTTCAAAGCCTTGAAGAGCAGTCTCGATAAGGTCACGAAATCGAATGGGCGCGTTTTGTTAACGGGCCCATCTGGCGTTGGCAAGGAAACGGCTGCGCGCTACATTCACATTAATTCAATCAGGTTCAATACACCGCTTGTGGTGGTCAACTGCGCCTCTCTGGATGCTGAGACGGCAGATGCAAAGCTATTTGGCGTCGAGCTCAACGGCAGGCTGCATCAAATGGGCCTATTAGAGTCGGCGCATAACGGTATTTTATTTTTTGACGAAATTGCAGATTTACCGCTGGCCGTACAAGCTCGGCTTTTGCGGGTTTTGGTAGATCAAAGCTTCACGCGGGTGGATGGAACCGCCGCACAGAAGGTAGATATCCGCGTGATTTCAGCCACGGCGAAAGATTTGACGCAAAAGATTGAGCGCGGAGCGTTCCGTGAAGAATTGTTCCACCGCCTCAATGTGGTGCCGATTGCAGTGCCCAGCCTTGAGGAACGTCGCGAGGACATCTCAGTTCTTGCGGAGCATTTTTTGGGTGAGTTTCATGACAAGCTTGGCCTGCCCAATCGCCGCTTGAGCGAAGATGCGGCCACGACTTTGGAAAGTATGATTTGGCCCGGAAACATTCGCCAGCTTAAAAACCTCATGGAGCGGGTGTTGATCATGGGTCCAACCTCGGGGGATATTGAGCCCGAAGAGCTGCCCAATGAAACAGGTGTAGGCGACAGCCGGGACGGGCAGATCGTGATTTCAGGCAGTGTCGCCACTTATTCTTTGCGCGAAGCCCGCGAGCTTTTTGAGCGGGAATATCTTTTAACGCAAATCAACCGCTTTGGCGGCAACATCAGCCGCACCGCCAGTTTTGTTGGTATGGAGCGCTCAGCGCTGCACCGTAAACTAAAATCGCTCGGGGTGGTGACCTCAAATCGCAGCCGTGGGCTGCACGCACAGCTTGAACCGGAGTGAATGAAAGAATTGACCTTCTGCATGTGGTCTGACACACCCGCTCGCAGAGTTCATCTGATTTCAAGGGGGCAAAACCCATGAAAGTGATCATATGCGGAGCAGGTCAGGTTGGCTGGCAAATTGCACGCCATCTCGCCAATGAAAAAAACGACGTGACAGTCGTTGATCGCAATTCTGATCTGGTACGCCGGGCGACAGACACTTTGGATGTTCAAGGCATCGTTGGCTTTGCCAGCTATCCGGATATTTTGGCGCGCGCCGGTGCGCAGGATGCCGATATGGTCATCGCGGCCACCCATTCCGATGAGGTCAATATGGTGACCTGTCAGGTGGCGCATTCTGTGTTTAACATCCCGCGTAAAATTGCGCGCTTGCGGTCGCAAAGCTATTTGGATGCAATTTATGCTGATCTCTATCGCCGCGATCACCTGCCAATCGATGTGGTCATTAGCCCAGAGAAAGAAGTCTCCGAGGCCGCTTTACGCCGGCTGCAAACGCCTGCCGCATTCGAAACGGAATTTTTCTTCAACGGTGATGTCCAATTGCTTGGGATTACTTTGGACGATAAATGCCCGGTTCTTAACACACCGTTGCGCCAATTGTCTGACCTTTTCTCAACACTTTCCGCCGTGGTGGTGGCCATTCGGCGCGATGGCACGCTGTTTGTCCCGAGCTCCGGTGACCAACTCTTTGCCGGGGATTCTTGTTACATATTTGTGCAAAAACATGATGTGCAGCGGGCGCTGGAGGTCTTTGGTAAAACCGCTCATGTGCAAGATCGCATCGTCATCGTTGGCGGCGGCAATGTCGGGTTTGCTGTGGCCAAGAACCTCGAGAACCGCAGCAGCCGCATTCGGGCTAAGGTGATCGAGAAAGACCGGTTCACTGCAGAGCAAGCGGCTGAATTGTTGGAAAAAACCATCGTTCTTCATGGGGATGGATTGGATGCAGATATGCTATCGGAGGCCAATATTGAACGCAGCGATGCGATCTTGGCGGTGACCGATGACGACAAAACCAATCTTCTTGCGGCCATTCGAGCCAAATCCATGGGCTGTCCGCTGGCGATATGTTTGATCAACGATCCCTCGATGGAGCCCCTGCTGCGCGCCATGGGAATTGATGCGCATGTAAACCCTCGGGCGACGACCGTGTCCTCGATTTTGCGCCATATCCGTCATGGGCGTGTGCGGGGCGTCTATTCCATTGGTGACGCGGAAGCGGAAGTGATTGAAGCACAGGTTTTGTCGACCTCCTCCATAGCGGGTCAGAATATTCGCGATATTGAGTTTCCCGAGGGCGTGCTGGTCGGCGCGGTGCGAAAGGGGGATAAGATCCTAAAGCCTTCTGGCTCCCTGCGTATTGAAGAGGGGGATCATGTGGTTCTTTTCTCCCTCTCAGCAGATGTGGCCGAAGTGGAACGTTTGCTACAAGTTACGATAGATTTCTTCTAGTCATGTGGGTGCGTTTTCAGAAATTGCCGCTGGCAATCTCAATCCCAACTCTTCTAATTGTGATGATGACGATCCCGTCGGTGCACGGATTCATATCCGGAGATTCCCACGAGGGGCGTAGCTTCTTTTATGCCGTGCTCATGGGGCTCTTTGGTTTGAGTTTTTTGGGGTTTTCTCTACAAGGCACTGTTTTTCCTATGCATCGTCATGCGCGACTCTGGTCGCTGATCTCCTTCTTTCTCGGTTTTCCGATCCTTTTGGCCATACCACTTTATGAAGTCAGCGGAGCAGGTGGGTTTATTGACGCTTATCTTGATATCGTAAGCACCGTGACAACAACTGGTCTTCCGGTCTTCGCCCCTGGCAGCTTGAGCGAAACATTGGTCATTTGGCGGGTCAGTCTGGGCTGGGCCAGTGGGTTTTTGATTTGGGTTTTCGCCTGGTCGATTTTCGCACCGCTCAATCTGGGCGGATTTGAGCATCTGGGGGCCCGGGGAGAGGCGATGACCCGATCACAAAGCGCGCGGCAAACCGCAGGTCGACTGCCGGCAGAGAAATTCTGGCGCGAAGCCCATCGCCTTGGGCCGGTCTATCTGTGGATCACGCTGGTAGCGGCTCTTGCACTTTTGATCGTCAGTGGCGACCCGACCTATGCAATCTTGCGCGCCATGGCAACGATTGCGACATTTGGGATTGAAATTCCTGGACATGCCGGTGTCGGTGGTGTGTCTGGAGAGGTGATTTTGGCATTTGTGATGCTGTTTGCCCTGTCACGTTCTACGTTCTCAACAGTCTTTGCCCGAGCCCGTAAATGGCGCATGACCGAAGATCCAGAACTTCGCGTGGCCGCTGGCTTGGTTCTTGTGGCAGCGCTTGTTCTCATCGGACAAGGGGCGCGATATGTTGAGGGTCTTGGCGCGGGTCTTGAGCTGATCTGGGGCGCGTTTTTTACCAGCCTGTCATTCCTGACCACTACGGGGCTGGCTTCCGAATTTCTGCCTTCGGGACTTGTGACCTTGGATCCGGTGGAAATCATACTTGTTGCGCTGGCCATGATTGGCGGCGGCGTGGCGACAACGGCTGGGGGCATAAAACTCTTGCGGGTTTTTATCCTGGCCGGTCATAGCCAAGCCGAGGTCAATCGCCTTACAGCACCATCACAGGTGATATCGGGGCAGATAGAAAGCCGCTCGCATGATCATCACAGTGCGATGTTGGCTTGTGTGTTTTTGGTGCTGTTCATTTTGGTTCTGGGGGTCACCACCCTGGCGTTGACGCTCACAGGCAGCCCGGTGAAAGAAGCATTGTACCTTACATTGGCCACTGTCACCAATACAGGACCACTTTTGCCAACAGGCGACGGCACCCAGACGCTGGTGATGGCACTTCCAACCCAGGCCAAGATGATCTTGGCTGCGGCAATGGTTCTGGGTCGGCTTGAGGTGTTGGCGCTCTTGGCCTTGTTAAATCCTGATATTTATCGCTGACGCAGAAATTTATGCCGATTTGCTACTAGAAATTGCTGAAAAACCACTACATACTAACCACTCCGGGGTGTAATTTTGTGTGTCCCCGCAAGAAAAAGGGCTTAAAGAATGGCTTCCGATAAACAAAACTTACAAGACGCATTTCTCAATCAAGTGCGCAAAACCAAGGTTCCTGTCACCATCTTTTTGATCAATGGCGTGAAGCTGCAAGGCGTTGTCACATGGTTTGACAATTTCTGCGTGCTCTTGCGCCGCGATGGGGCATCGCAATTGGTTTATAAACATGCGATTTCAACCATTATGCCAGCGCAGCCAATTTCTCTTTATGACGGTGAAGAATAGGCATTATGGGCAATACGCCAGATGCGCATGAGACCCACGCTTGGGTTTTACATCCCGATATAAAAACCGATTATTCCGCGCGCGCTGCGACGGATGCTTTGGCTGAGGCGGTGTCTTTGGCTCATGCGCTTCCCGGGCTCGAAGTGATGGGAGAAACCATTGTGCGTTTGCCCCGGGCTCATCCGGGCAAGCTCTTTGGCAAGGGAAAAATCGCTGAACTTGCTGAGTTGTTTAAAGCTGCCGAAGTGGAACTTGTGCTCATAGATGGGCATGTCTCGCCGGTGCAACAGCGTAACTTGGAGAAAGATTGGGGCGTCAAAATCCTTGATCGCACCGGCTTAATCCTCGAAATTTTCTCTGATCGTGCGCGCACCCGTGAGGGGGTTTTGCAGGTGGAAATGGCCGCTTTGAGCTATCAACGTACACGGCTTGTGCGCGCTTGGACCCATTTGGAGCGTCAACGGGGCGGTCTTGGTTTTGTGGGGGGGCCGGGCGAGACGCAAATTGAGTCCGATCGACGGGCCATTGATATCCAATTGGTGCGGTTGCAAAAACAACTCGACAAGGTGGTGAAAACGCGCGAGCTACACCGGTCGGCACGGGCAAAAGTGCCTTATCCAATCGTGGCTCTTGTGGGCTATACCAATGCGGGCAAGTCGACATTGTTCAACTATATGACCGGGGCCAAGGTCTTGGCCAAAGACATGCTTTTCGCCACTCTTGATCCGACGATGCGCGCGGTGAAACTGCCCAGTGGCATGGATGTGATCTTGTCAGATACTGTGGGTTTTATCTCTGATCTGCCAACCGAGCTTGTCGCCTCCTTCCGCGCGACTTTGGAAGAGGTAACGGCAGCGCAGCTGGTTGTTCATGTACGCGACATCGCCCATCCCGAAACTGCAGAGCAGGCGCAGGACGTGAACACGATTCTCGAAACGTTAGGCTTGGATCGCGATGTGCCACGCATTGAGATGTGGAATAAAAGCGATATCTTGGACCCAAGCGCCTTGGAGGCGCTGCAAAACGCGGCTGAGCGGTCGGATGATGTCTTCATCACTTCGGCGCTCACCGGCGCAGGCGTGCCTGAGTTTTTAGATGCCGTGTCAAGGCGGCTGACGCCTGACAAAACCCAATCAGAGCTTGTGCTTGGCTTTGACGAAGGGCGCGCGCGCGCCTGGTTGTTTGAGCAAGGTTTGGTGCGCGACGAGCAACAAACGCAAGAGGGGTTTTCCCTATCAGTCTCTTGGACAGCACGCCAAAAGAAAGCCTTTAGCGATCAGTTTGGTCCAAAACTGGTGTCAGGGTCGTAAGGCCAGTTGCACCCGCTCGGGCCAAAGTTTCATCCAATGTCATGGGCACATATTCGCCCCGGCGCCATAATTTGCTGAGATTGTCGTAATGCCGCGACAAGGGATGCCCACTTTGCCCGGTCGAAATGATAAAAACAGAACTGTCAGGATCGGCAAAATCATAGACCCCACGATAGGCGCCTGCATGGGCGTTTAGATAGGGGTTCGGCCCTGTGCCGATGGTCTTGCCGCGTTGGAGCGTATGGTCTCCTCCGGAGGTGGATTGCCGAATGTTTACGAACCACCTCAAGATCGGAATATCGCCCAAAACCGGATGATCATGGGTGGCTTGATGCGCCTCTCCCCAGCGCAGAGCGGTGATTTCGCTGCCATAGGTTTCGACCAGTTCGGCGAGGGCATCATCCAGAGCCAAACGAGACATCTCAGAGCAGCTCTCCATTCTGCGCGACTGCACCACGTCACACCAAATGCTGGCGCCTGACACATCGCGAAACACCCGCTCAATGAAGAGCGGCTCGACATGGGTGAAGGCCTCATGCAACGGTCCAAGCTCATCCACTATGAGACGCTTCTGCAAGGCTCTGAGCCAGGCCGCATAGATCAATGGCTCTGGCAGGTGTTCATTCATCTCACCATTCCAATTGGCCAAAAGATCCAAGGCTGTTTGGCGTCTTCCGGCCGTGCTGTCTTCGGCCACGGCTTCTGATTGAAACCAAAGCTCTGCGCCGATCAGCGGCAAAATTGTGCGCGCGGCAGGCGACACGCTGTCCAATTGCGCTTCGATAAAACTGTCGCGGGTGTGGGCCTCTCGGGTTTGGAGCAGGCGCGTCATCCGTTGAACCCTCTGACTGTCGCCCCAATCATAGCTGATATGTTCGGGAAAGCTGCGATCGGTGTATTTATTGTTAGTGTGTCCCAAAATACCACTGGCGGGGTTTAGAAAAACCGGATTTACCGAGGGATCAAGAACGCCTTGCCACCGGTTTTGTGCCAGCCAGCCGGCGCTTGGCAGGCGCCCTTTGGATTGGTGGCGCGGATCGCGTTTGGGTAGGGCGCCGATGGTGCGCATGGCAATCTGTTTGGAATCGGCTAGCGTGAGTATCTGACTGGGCGCCACGAAACTGCGGGAGGCCTGCAAGCCTTCCTGCACCGACTGCGCGGCCATCAGATCAAAACCGGCCTCAACGGATGTGTCCTGGCTCGATAGAAGCGTCCAAGCCACCGACGTGACATGACCGGCCGGGGTCACAGCGCCTAGGTTCGCATGGCTGCCGGGCAAAACCGGGCCGTTATCCGTCCAAAACATCTCCAACGTCACGGGTGATTTGTCTTTGATCCGAACAATGCTTTGCTTTTTGATAAAGGGTTTGTAGCCCTCCGGTGTTTGATATTCGCTTGACTCCAGTGGATTTAGCTTTTCGATGTAAATATCTGTATCATCGAGGTTTGAGCTGGTTAAGCCCCAGCCAAGCTTTGCAGAGCGTCCCACCAAAACCAGCGGAAGGCCGGGAATGGTGCCACCAATGACGCCGCCGGTGGAGAGCTCGAGACGCGCCAGATACCAAATTGAGGGGGCGGTGAGTTCGAGATGCGGATCATTGGCCAGAAGCGTGCCGCGGGTGGCACTGCGCCCGGGCAAGGCGGCCCATGCATTCGAAGCCCCCGAAAGGGCTATAGATTTGAACGGGGAGAGGGCTGAGCGCGGCGCTTCAGCTGTGGCTCTATTGGGTGGGATCTCTGGGAATAGGCGCGTGAAATCGATGATTTCCGCTTGGTTATTGCCCGGCATATCGGGCAGTAAATCCTTGATCCGATCATCATCTAGAATGAGAGACGCCCGCGCGCGCAGCACTTCTTGTTGTAAATGACTGGAGAGCTGAATCCCCATAAGTTTGATGATCGCCAGGCTGTCGGCGGCGGTCCACGGGGATATCGCGTTGGAAAATAGGAAAAACTCCGGCGCGCCCCGCCCGAGTGCACCGTTGTTTATCTCAAGGAGCCGGGCATTCACCCCAAGCGCATAGGCATCCAGTTTGGCAAGCGTGTCGGGGCGAAGGGCCGACAGCGATTGCCGGGCGGCACTATAGATCGCCAAGCGGCGCACCGTCATATCAATAGGCAGGGTGGCCTCGCCAAAAAGCTCCGAGAGCCGCCCCTGCGCCGTACGACGCAGCATTGTCATTTGCCACAGACGATCCTGGGCATGGGCATAGCCGAGGGCAAACAGTGTATCGTGATCATTTTTGCCGAAAATATGCGGCACATTGGCTGTATCGCGAACAATTTCCACCGGAGCTATCAGCTGCTCAAATTGTACGGTCTTTGTGTAGTCCGGCAGGGAGCGGGACAGAACATACCAGCTGAAAGCAAAAAACAGGGCGCCAATGACAGCCAGGCTGAGAATGAGACGCATGAGCCATACAAAAATGCGATCCATAGGGTACTTTCACTGGCAGCGCGGAAAATTGCCCTGCATTTTGGCTTTTATTTAATTATAATCAGTTTCTTACGGGATAATCCTTGTGTACTTTATTCCTTCAACCGTGGCGCCGAGGCGCAGGCCGGCCTGTGCGAAGACCACGGCAATGACCGGATTAAGCGTGGTGGTGGTGTCGGCGGCGAAGGAGTCGCCGTGATCGCGATAAGCATATTCAACATTTGCGCCAGCCACCCAGCCCGGTGAAGCTCTAAACCCGGCCAATGCGTCATCGGTCATGAAAAATAGCACATGTGAATATTGCTGCGCACCAAGTTGCAACCCGGCGCTCGCCCCGGCCGCGGAATAGTAATCGACATTGGAATCACCAACCCGCAGCGCGCCACGCCCAAAACTGCCGCCCAGGCCGAAACCTGCTTCGGTAATCAAAGGCATGACCAACATGCCGCTGGCGTTCTCGGCCAATTGTTGGGTGCCGGGGTAACTGTCAAACATGACCTGTAACGTTGACTCAACAGCCGCATCAATTTGCGGTGCCTTATTAGAACCAATCGCATTTGAACAGGCCGCTGTGCCGCCAAGGGCGAGAAGGCCAAGTGAAAAATTTCGTCGTGTTGTCTGTGTCATAGATGCTCCGCCTTTTTCTGTCCGATTTATCGGATCTTCGATAAATTTTATATCATTTCCTGATGCCTGTCACTAGCGCGCCCAGGTTCAATGCGCGCCGTTTAAGATTTCGGCGACCTCTGGCGCAAAATAGCTCAAAACCCCGTCACATCCGGCCCGCTTAAAGGCCATGAGGCTCTCGAGCATGACCCGGCGCCCGTCAAGCCAGCCATTTTGCGCCGCCGCTTGCAGCATCGCATACTCTCCAGACACCTGATAGGCGAATGTTGGCACGCCAAATTCGCTCTTCGCCCGATGGCAAATGTCCAAATAGGGCATGCCGGGTTTGACCATGACCATATCTGCCCCTTCAGACAAATCCCGCGCGATCATCCGCAGGGCTTCGTCGCTGTTTGCCGGATCTATTTGATAGGTATTTTTGTCGCCGGTGAGCGCACCCGTGGCCCCAACGGCATCGCGGAATGGCCCATAAAATGCGGAAGAAAACTTGGCAGAATAGCTCAATATGCTGACGTTGTGGAAGGAGTTTTGCTCCAACATGGTCCGCAAAGCACCAATGCGCCCATCCATCATATCAGACGGTCCAAGAATATCGGCTCCCGATTGAGCCTGTGCCTGGCCCATTTTGACCAGAGCGGCCACGGTTTCGTCGTTAATGATCTCACCGTCCCGCACGATGCCATCGTGGCCGTTGATGTTATAAGGATCTAGCGCAATATCTGTCATGACCATGACGTCAGGAACGGCATCTTTGATCGCTCGAATGGCCCGATTGGACAGGTTGTCAGGATTCCAAGCCTCTTTGCAATCTTCGGTTTTTAATGCCGGGTCGGTATATGGAAAAATGCAGATTGCAGGAATGCCGAGCTTATGGGCCGTCGCCGCCAAAGCGGGCAACCGATCAACCGTGTGGCGACTGACACCCGGCATTGAGCTCACGGGTTCGTGGCTATCCTCTCCCGCCATGACAAAGATGGGCCAAATCAGATCAGCGGGGCTGAGATGTGTTTCGCGCACCATCGCCCGCAGTGCAGGATAGGCCCGCAGCCGCCGAGGACGCAGGGCAGGAAAGGGGGCTTGGGTTTGAAAACGCGCCATGACTGGAACCTCATTTACATAGATAGTTTGGGTTTTCTTCTGATCGGCTTAGGTGTAGCAGAGAAAAAATGCAAATTCCAAATTCAAGTGACCCTTAATGAGCCTCATTGATCTTCTTTCATGGGATGCCTTTGGCAGCGGATGGTTTTGGTCTCTTATTGTGTTGCAATGGTTTTGGCATGGCGCTCAAGTCCTCGGAGTGCCTGTTGATTGCCTTCAATCCAAAGACAGGGGGCAGCTTTTTACCATCGTAAAGTGGCGCGCCCAACGCAGGGTTGATACAGCCCATCAAGCGCCGCTCGCTGTTGTGGTCGCCCTGTCGTTTTTGGTATCGGTGCTCTTCATATTGGGGTTTATCTACCAGATCGAACTCTGTGCCGCCGCCAGTCTTTTGATCCTCCCAGAATTGGTGATTTTCCGATTGGGTTATCGCACGGCGCAGACCATATGCGCCGATCATCAGGAGTTTGAGCCAGTGATCAAAGATTTGAAAAAACTGCATCTAAAGATCTATGCCACAGGCGCCGCGGCTATTTTCTGCGCCGGGGTATTTGGCTACGGGTTCGAGGTCTTGACACAATGATAAGACAAAAGGTTTGACGGGCTGATATGACATCCAACCACATCTTGATGAGCGGCGCCCCGGAGGGCTTTGACGCGACCATTGTGAACAAAGAAGCGCAGCAGGGCGGGGTGATCCATGTCGCGCGCGATGCAAATCGTCTACAGGCGATGCGGGCGGCTTTGGAATTTTTTGCCCCTGAGCTGCCCGTCTTTCATTTTCCCGCTTGGGACTGTCTGCCCTTTGACCGCGTATCGCCGAATGCGGATATCAGTGCCCAGCGCATGTCGAGCCTGGCCAGTTTTCTCGCGCAGATGCCAAAATCCTATGTTGTCTTAACCACGCTTTCGGCTGCCAGCCAGCGCGTGCCGGCGCGCGCGACTGTTGGATCCGCCGTCTTTCGCGCCTCGGTTCAGAGCCGCGTGGATGAACAAGCCTTGCGGGCTTTTCTGGTGCGCATGGGATTCACGCAAACGCCAACAGTTATGGAGCCGGGCGATTATTCAATTCGGGGGGGCATTATCGACATTTTCCCGCCTGGCCTTTCCGAGCCAATCCGTCTGGATTTTTTCGGCGATACGCTTGACGGCATTCGCCAATTTGATCCGGCAACGCAGCGCACAGTGAAATCGCTTGAGAAGGTTGAATTGTCCCCCGTGTCCGAAGTGATCCTAGACGAGGCCTCGATCCGGCGATTTCGACAAAACTACCGCATTGAGTTTGGGGCCGCAGGCACAGATGATCCGCTCTATGAGGCCATATCCGCAGGACGAAAACATCAAGGGGTGGAGCATTGGCTGCCGTTCTTTCACGAAGAAATGGACACGCTGTTTGACTACTTGCCCGATGCGACGGTTATTGTGGATGATCAATCGACCCCAGCGCGCTTGGCCCGCTGGGACGCCATTGCTGATCAATATGACGCGCGCAAAACCGCATTCACGCAAAAGGGGCGTTTAGATACGGTCTACAAACCCGCGCCACCAGAATTGCTCTATCTCAATGATGCCGCCTGGCAGGAGGCCTTGGCAGGGCGGCGGCAGGTTGCCCTATCGGTTTTGCCACAACCGACGGGGTTGAATGTCCTGGATGCGGGCGCGCGGCTTGGCCGCAATTTTGCGCCTGAGCGTCAGAACGAGGCCCTGAGCCTCTTTGGTGCGGTCTCTGACCATATTAAGAACAAGCGCGCCGCCAAGCCTGTGGTGATTACCTCCTACTCGACGGGCGCCAGAGAGCGCCTGTCGGGCCTGTTGCAAGATGAGGGGCATGGGGAGCTGATTGAGATCAGCAATATAACAGGCCTGCGCGGCGCAGGCACATATCTGGCGGTCTCCCCGCTGGAACATGGCTTTGAAACCGATGATCTCCTGGTGATCTCCGAGCAGGATATTTTGGGTGATCGTTTGGTGCGCAGCACGAAAAGGCGCAAACGGGCCGATAATTTCCTCACCGAAACTCAAAGTTTGAGCCCGGGCGATTTGGTGGTGCATGTGGATCACGGGGTGGGACGGTTCAAAGCTCTGGAGATTATCAGTGCAGCGGGTGCCGATCATGAATGCCTGCTGCTCGAATATGCCGAAAACTCCAAACTCTATTTGCCGGTGGAAAACATAGAGCTTTTGTCACGCTATGGCCATGACGAAGGCCTTTTGGATCGTTTGGGCGGCGGCGCGTGGCAAGCAAAGAAAGCGCGCCTCAAAGAACGCATCCGTGAAATGGCAGAAAAGCTCATTCGTGTGGCAGCGGAACGTGCGTTGCGCAAAGCGCCGCTGGTCGATCCACCTTTGGGCATGTGGGACAGTTTTTGTGCACGTTTTCCGTATCAAGAAACCGACGATCAATTGAGCGCCATTTCTGATGTGATAGAAGATCTCGGCACCGGCCGCCCGATGGATCGGTTAATCTGTGGCGATGTTGGGTTTGGCAAAACTGAAGTTGCGATGCGGGCGGCATTTGTGGCGGCCTGTAGTGGTTTGCAAGTGGCCGTGGTCGCACCGACGACGCTTCTTGCGCGTCAACACGCGAAAAGCTTTGCTGAGAGGTTTCGCGGCTTTCCGCTCGAGATCCGGCAACTGTCGCGTTTTGTCTCGGCCAAAGCGGCCAATGAAACCCGAGACGGGCTGGCCCGCGGCACGGTCGATATTGTGATCGGAACCCATGCGGTGCTCGCAGATCAGGTTCGTTTCAAAAACCTTGGGCTCTTGGTCATTGACGAGGAACAACGC
This window encodes:
- a CDS encoding sigma-54-dependent transcriptional regulator — protein: MTDILIIDDERDIRELISEILIDEGYKTRLAGTSDAAMRQIADERPAMLILDIWLKDSAMDGIDILKSVKSNYPDVPVVIISGHGNIEIAVAAIKQGAFDFIEKPFNIDQLLVVIRRAMEVANLRSENIALRSQYQQPLELIGQSAVFKALKSSLDKVTKSNGRVLLTGPSGVGKETAARYIHINSIRFNTPLVVVNCASLDAETADAKLFGVELNGRLHQMGLLESAHNGILFFDEIADLPLAVQARLLRVLVDQSFTRVDGTAAQKVDIRVISATAKDLTQKIERGAFREELFHRLNVVPIAVPSLEERREDISVLAEHFLGEFHDKLGLPNRRLSEDAATTLESMIWPGNIRQLKNLMERVLIMGPTSGDIEPEELPNETGVGDSRDGQIVISGSVATYSLREARELFEREYLLTQINRFGGNISRTASFVGMERSALHRKLKSLGVVTSNRSRGLHAQLEPE
- a CDS encoding TrkH family potassium uptake protein; the protein is MMTIPSVHGFISGDSHEGRSFFYAVLMGLFGLSFLGFSLQGTVFPMHRHARLWSLISFFLGFPILLAIPLYEVSGAGGFIDAYLDIVSTVTTTGLPVFAPGSLSETLVIWRVSLGWASGFLIWVFAWSIFAPLNLGGFEHLGARGEAMTRSQSARQTAGRLPAEKFWREAHRLGPVYLWITLVAALALLIVSGDPTYAILRAMATIATFGIEIPGHAGVGGVSGEVILAFVMLFALSRSTFSTVFARARKWRMTEDPELRVAAGLVLVAALVLIGQGARYVEGLGAGLELIWGAFFTSLSFLTTTGLASEFLPSGLVTLDPVEIILVALAMIGGGVATTAGGIKLLRVFILAGHSQAEVNRLTAPSQVISGQIESRSHDHHSAMLACVFLVLFILVLGVTTLALTLTGSPVKEALYLTLATVTNTGPLLPTGDGTQTLVMALPTQAKMILAAAMVLGRLEVLALLALLNPDIYR
- the hfq gene encoding RNA chaperone Hfq, translating into MASDKQNLQDAFLNQVRKTKVPVTIFLINGVKLQGVVTWFDNFCVLLRRDGASQLVYKHAISTIMPAQPISLYDGEE
- the hflX gene encoding GTPase HflX; translated protein: MGNTPDAHETHAWVLHPDIKTDYSARAATDALAEAVSLAHALPGLEVMGETIVRLPRAHPGKLFGKGKIAELAELFKAAEVELVLIDGHVSPVQQRNLEKDWGVKILDRTGLILEIFSDRARTREGVLQVEMAALSYQRTRLVRAWTHLERQRGGLGFVGGPGETQIESDRRAIDIQLVRLQKQLDKVVKTRELHRSARAKVPYPIVALVGYTNAGKSTLFNYMTGAKVLAKDMLFATLDPTMRAVKLPSGMDVILSDTVGFISDLPTELVASFRATLEEVTAAQLVVHVRDIAHPETAEQAQDVNTILETLGLDRDVPRIEMWNKSDILDPSALEALQNAAERSDDVFITSALTGAGVPEFLDAVSRRLTPDKTQSELVLGFDEGRARAWLFEQGLVRDEQQTQEGFSLSVSWTARQKKAFSDQFGPKLVSGS
- a CDS encoding penicillin acylase family protein, with protein sequence MDRIFVWLMRLILSLAVIGALFFAFSWYVLSRSLPDYTKTVQFEQLIAPVEIVRDTANVPHIFGKNDHDTLFALGYAHAQDRLWQMTMLRRTAQGRLSELFGEATLPIDMTVRRLAIYSAARQSLSALRPDTLAKLDAYALGVNARLLEINNGALGRGAPEFFLFSNAISPWTAADSLAIIKLMGIQLSSHLQQEVLRARASLILDDDRIKDLLPDMPGNNQAEIIDFTRLFPEIPPNRATAEAPRSALSPFKSIALSGASNAWAALPGRSATRGTLLANDPHLELTAPSIWYLARLELSTGGVIGGTIPGLPLVLVGRSAKLGWGLTSSNLDDTDIYIEKLNPLESSEYQTPEGYKPFIKKQSIVRIKDKSPVTLEMFWTDNGPVLPGSHANLGAVTPAGHVTSVAWTLLSSQDTSVEAGFDLMAAQSVQEGLQASRSFVAPSQILTLADSKQIAMRTIGALPKRDPRHQSKGRLPSAGWLAQNRWQGVLDPSVNPVFLNPASGILGHTNNKYTDRSFPEHISYDWGDSQRVQRMTRLLQTREAHTRDSFIEAQLDSVSPAARTILPLIGAELWFQSEAVAEDSTAGRRQTALDLLANWNGEMNEHLPEPLIYAAWLRALQKRLIVDELGPLHEAFTHVEPLFIERVFRDVSGASIWCDVVQSRRMESCSEMSRLALDDALAELVETYGSEITALRWGEAHQATHDHPVLGDIPILRWFVNIRQSTSGGDHTLQRGKTIGTGPNPYLNAHAGAYRGVYDFADPDSSVFIISTGQSGHPLSRHYDNLSKLWRRGEYVPMTLDETLARAGATGLTTLTPVLDQTDR
- a CDS encoding YSC84-related protein, producing the protein MTQTTRRNFSLGLLALGGTAACSNAIGSNKAPQIDAAVESTLQVMFDSYPGTQQLAENASGMLVMPLITEAGFGLGGSFGRGALRVGDSNVDYYSAAGASAGLQLGAQQYSHVLFFMTDDALAGFRASPGWVAGANVEYAYRDHGDSFAADTTTTLNPVIAVVFAQAGLRLGATVEGIKYTRIIP